The uncultured Desulfobulbus sp. genome window below encodes:
- a CDS encoding response regulator, translated as MKRILVVDDEAQIRTMLTQMLELEGFEVHTAENGEEGLALVGKYAFDLVITDMIMPVKDGLKFIMELVRDYPDLRILAISGGGAIKAERYLTMAGYLGDIATLEKPFKREILLDLVQKQIGGD; from the coding sequence TTGAAACGGATATTGGTGGTCGACGACGAGGCTCAGATTCGTACCATGCTAACCCAGATGTTAGAGCTTGAGGGGTTTGAGGTCCACACCGCAGAAAATGGTGAAGAGGGACTGGCCCTGGTAGGGAAATATGCCTTCGACTTGGTAATTACAGATATGATTATGCCGGTGAAAGACGGACTCAAGTTCATTATGGAGCTGGTTCGTGATTATCCGGATTTGCGCATACTTGCCATTTCCGGTGGCGGCGCTATCAAGGCGGAACGCTATTTGACCATGGCCGGATATCTTGGCGATATAGCCACGCTGGAGAAGCCCTTTAAACGGGAGATCCTACTTGATCTTGTGCAGAAACAAATCGGAGGTGATTGA
- a CDS encoding D-alanyl-D-alanine carboxypeptidase family protein translates to MLRLLSPVFLLISVAGLALVPSISAQTNTAAIATGHAHRQQLSWKQGAQAAIALSPTPSHNPQKHIPSIQKNAAVLSQQISARSAIVIDAKDGRPLFTKMADNLRQPASTIKIVTAMIALEALPLDEQVSVSWNAVIKDGSKVYLKPGAHYSTDDLINAVLLSSANDAAVALAEKIGGTEEKFAHLMNLTAKMWGAKNTLCKTASGLTAVGQHTTARDLATLMRYAMQQKSFATRMHQKYVQAGFGQRLRNHNRALWRIKGADGGKTGYTVAARQTYVGQFSREGRSIIVAIMGSETMWADLTKLVSYGFTDT, encoded by the coding sequence ATGTTACGACTTCTTTCTCCTGTGTTCCTGCTTATAAGCGTAGCAGGCTTGGCACTCGTCCCCTCAATTTCAGCACAGACCAATACTGCAGCAATTGCCACGGGACATGCTCACCGTCAGCAGCTCTCCTGGAAACAAGGAGCTCAAGCCGCCATAGCTCTCAGCCCCACGCCCTCCCATAATCCGCAGAAGCACATACCTTCCATACAAAAAAACGCCGCAGTGCTTTCCCAACAGATCAGTGCTCGCAGTGCCATTGTGATTGATGCCAAAGATGGTCGCCCGCTGTTCACCAAAATGGCGGATAACCTGCGGCAACCAGCCTCGACGATTAAAATTGTCACGGCCATGATCGCCCTGGAGGCACTCCCCCTTGATGAGCAGGTTAGTGTCAGTTGGAACGCTGTTATCAAAGATGGATCAAAAGTCTATCTCAAACCGGGTGCCCACTATAGCACCGACGACCTGATCAACGCGGTTCTCCTCAGTTCTGCCAACGATGCAGCCGTTGCCCTTGCTGAAAAAATAGGGGGAACGGAAGAAAAATTTGCGCATCTCATGAACCTGACTGCTAAAATGTGGGGTGCTAAAAACACGCTGTGCAAAACCGCCTCCGGTCTCACAGCGGTGGGCCAACATACGACTGCTCGCGACCTGGCCACCCTGATGCGTTATGCCATGCAGCAAAAAAGCTTTGCCACCCGAATGCATCAGAAATATGTGCAGGCTGGCTTTGGACAAAGGTTACGGAACCACAATCGCGCACTCTGGCGAATCAAAGGGGCTGATGGTGGAAAAACCGGATACACAGTTGCTGCCCGCCAGACCTATGTGGGACAGTTCAGTCGGGAGGGACGATCAATCATCGTCGCCATCATGGGCAGTGAAACCATGTGGGCAGACCTGACAAAGCTGGTCAGCTATGGTTTTACCGATACATAA